The Osmerus eperlanus chromosome 12, fOsmEpe2.1, whole genome shotgun sequence genome has a segment encoding these proteins:
- the tectb gene encoding beta-tectorin, whose amino-acid sequence MPKSFTALAMATVGVLLILLPVAWTCSPQKADYVMVSCFPNAVIANVPECPYGWEISHLSLGGMCYTGMNTPGYYRFVIPDLTPKNHSYCGTQAEYIGGKDPKYVFYNSIVSNDTLLTVRNQPVNYTFSCTYRAAYLVNNAVFSQRVATVYVNNGSLGTFSSQLSMNVFTNSKFLYAKDAPYVIETSEIGSEVFIGIEAKGLSNRFKVVISNCWATPTPYSTDRKRWSLIINSCSSDNTVTIFENAKDSRSMFKFNSFRFQRQEKVSTVWLHCEVQVCDGEKLLCEPMPCTARSFTIDAEPSGGILTTEFHVKGTV is encoded by the exons ATGCCTAAATCTTTTACAGCATTAGCAATGGCTACTGTTGGGGTTCTTCTAATTCTACTACCTGTAGCATGGACTTGTTCTCCCCAGAAAGCAG ACTACGTTATGGTATCGTGTTTCCCAAATGCCGTCATTGCTAACGTGCCTGAGTGTCCCTATGGCTGGGAGATCAGTCATTTGTCCCTTGGAGGAATGTGTTACACAGGGATGAACACTCCAGGCTATTACCGTTTTGTCATTCCAGACTTGACTCCCAAAAATCACTCCTACTGTGGCACACAAGCAGAG TATATTGGTGGCAAAGACCCAAAGTACGTCTTCTACAACTCCATAGTGTCTAATGACACTTTGCTTACGGTTAGAAACCAGCCTGTCAACTATACGTTCAGCTGCACCTACCGGGCCGCCTATCTGGTCAACAATGCAGTGTTCAGCCAAAG AGTGGCTACAGTTTATGTCAACAACGGAAGTTTAGGCACTTTTAGTTCACAGTTGTCTATGAATGTGTTTACG AACTCAAAGTTCTTATATGCCAAAGATGCCCCCTATGTGATTGAAACATCTGAGATTGGCTCTGAGGTTTTTATTGGAATTGAGGCAAAAGGACTGAGCAACAG ATTTAAAGTGGTCATTAGCAACTGCTGGGCTACTCCTACCCCTTACTCAACTGACAGGAAGAGGTGGAGCCTCATAATCAACAG CTGTTCATCTGACAACACTGTGACTATTTTTGAGAACGCCAAAGATAGCCGTTCCATGTTTAAGTTCAACTCATTCCGCTTCCAGCGTCAGGAGAAGGTGTCAACTGTATGGCTGCATTGTGAGGTTCAGGTTTGTGACGGAGAGAAGCTTCTATGTGAGCCA ATGCCATGCACTGCAAGAAGTTTCACAATAGATGCAGAGCCAAGTGGGGGTATCCTCACCACTGAGTTCCATGTTAAAGGTACAGTTTGA
- the LOC134031462 gene encoding dickkopf-related protein 3-like, with protein sequence MSRTLFFLCLFVCMLRAQARIWAWMLNMPHGPPKEGSIPLRDSTPFANTKGSTGVCDHDRICGRGFSCDRHFGKCVPLRGEGLYCRRDAQCVRGLSCMFGKCQRRIPEGQEGARCKVDRDCGDTMCCARHHGEQVCKRRLTRGESCFVPDGGLAFSLNQICPCDDGLLCRGNAKPQQRE encoded by the exons ATGTCCAGGACTTTGTTTttcctctgtctgtttgtttgcatGTTGAGGGCTCAGGCTCGTATTTGGGCCTGGATGCTCAACATGCCTCACGGTCCGCCTAAGGAAGGATCTATCCCGCTCAGAGACAGTACTCCTTTTGCTAACACGAAAGGATCAACG ggGGTTTGTGACCATGACAGGATCTGTGGACGGGGGTTCTCCTGTGACCGTCACTTTGGGAAGTGTGTCCCCCTCAGAGGTGAGGGCCTGTACTGCCGGAGAGATGCCCAGTGCGTCAGAGGACTGAGCTGCATGTTTGGGAAATGTCAACGCAGAATACCAGAGGGTCAAGAGG GTGCCAGGTGTAAAGTGGACAGAGACTGTGGGGACACCATGTGTTGTGCTCGTCACCATGGGGAACAAGTGTGTAAGCGTCGGCTAACACGGGGTGAGAGCTGCTTTGTGCCTGATGGTGGTCTGGCTTTCAGCCTTAACCAGATTTGCCCATGTGATGATGGATTGCTGTGTCGCGGCAATGCAAAACCacaacagagagagtga